GTTTGAGGTTAAGAAAGGACCCATCTTCGCCAACCTCGTGCTGGCCGATGAAATAAACCGCTCGCCGGCCAAGGTGCAGAGCGCGCTGCTCGAAGCCATGCAGGAAAACCAGGTCACCATCGGCGAAACGACCTATCTGCTCGACCGGCCCTTCCTGGTGCTGGCCACCCAAAATCCGGTGGAGCAAGAGGGTACCTACCCACTGCCCGAGGCGCAGGTCGACCGCTTTATGCTGAAAGTGCACGTCGATTACCTCAAAAAAGCCGACGAGCTAGAGGTGATGCGGCGCATGGCCAACCTGGGTTTTAAGGGCGATGTGCAGCCGGTGCTGACCAAGGAGGACATTTTTGGTATCCGCAACCAGATAAACCAGGTGCAGATTTCGGATACGCTGGAGAAATACCTGATTGAGCTGGTGTTTGCCACGCGCCGCCCGGCCGACTACGACCTGCCCGAGTTTGCGCAGGCCGTGCAGTTTGGGGCTAGCCCGCGCGCCAGCATTGCGCTGCACCGCGCCGCCCGCGCCGTGGCTTACCTGGACGGTCGTGACTACGTGCTGCCCGAAGACATCAAGGACGTGGCCGAGGACGTGCTCAACCACCGCATCCTGATGACCTACGAGGCCGAGGCCGACGGCATTCGCACCCACGATTTGATTGAGGCGATTTTGCGCAAGGTGCCGATTTCTTAAGGACGGTTTTTCTGGAGCGGACAGTGGTAGAGCAAGCTCATGAAAGCTTAACCTTTCGAAACCTGACTACGTTAGAGGCCAACGCGGATACCCGCCGAAGCAGCCTGCTGGCTAGCTAAGTGTTTGTTCACTAAAACCTTAATTCCGATGAAAAAGCTGCTCATTCTTGCCGCTATGCTGACTGCCGGTGCCTACTCGGCCAATGCCCAGACTGGCACGACCACGACTACCACGCGTCAGACCACTACGACGCCCGCGACTACCACCACTACGTACCCTACCCAAACCACTGCGCCATCTTCGACCACGGTAGAGTCGACTACTACAACGGCCCGGCCGACTGACCCCAACACTATGACGATACCAACCGGCCGGCGTGTAAAGGCTAACCATAAGAAGGTAAAAATTAAGTAGTAGCCAGTCGAAAACCGACTACTATAATAGTATAAAAAGCCCGACCGCAAGCATTTGCAGCCGGGCTTTTGCGTGCAGGGTGAGGCTAGCCGGCCGCGTTTTCTAAAATACCGCGCATCCGTGCCGCC
The genomic region above belongs to Hymenobacter sp. BRD128 and contains:
- a CDS encoding MoxR family ATPase, encoding MQPTSAPDYRPLIRQAFAEMEKVVVGQRALVNRLLIGVFTGGHILLEGVPGLAKTLTVSTLAQVLHLHFQRVQFTPDLLPSDLVGTMIYNQNQSVFEVKKGPIFANLVLADEINRSPAKVQSALLEAMQENQVTIGETTYLLDRPFLVLATQNPVEQEGTYPLPEAQVDRFMLKVHVDYLKKADELEVMRRMANLGFKGDVQPVLTKEDIFGIRNQINQVQISDTLEKYLIELVFATRRPADYDLPEFAQAVQFGASPRASIALHRAARAVAYLDGRDYVLPEDIKDVAEDVLNHRILMTYEAEADGIRTHDLIEAILRKVPIS